One window of the Natronomonas marina genome contains the following:
- a CDS encoding alpha/beta fold hydrolase, with protein MSSLRRTLGEFLSDDGADPDTDPDSKALQVAADIARNPRTVTVRDGREIGYADVGDPDGTPLVVFHGFPNSRVFGAMFDEVGREYGVRIVAPERPGMGVSTPDPDRELTDWPDDVRDVADALGLGTFPVFGVSGGGPYAAVTAARCPDRVERAGIVCGLAPMASVGLRQRLWYYAARAVPPASKAGLWLLSRGVRRDREAFLEDVAESAAPADGPLWRGEVGKVLHASMIESTSNHGLDPLVRETAIYGSPWGFDLGDVEVPVHLWYGRADTIVPLQMGLYLTEHVPTAEAHVYPDLGHLSVVEENETEIVETLTGRRR; from the coding sequence ATGAGCAGCCTCCGGCGGACGCTCGGCGAGTTCCTCTCCGACGACGGTGCGGACCCGGACACGGACCCCGACTCGAAGGCCCTGCAGGTCGCCGCCGACATCGCACGGAACCCTCGGACGGTGACGGTCCGTGACGGCCGCGAAATCGGCTACGCCGACGTGGGCGACCCCGACGGGACGCCGCTCGTCGTCTTCCACGGCTTCCCCAACTCGCGGGTCTTCGGGGCGATGTTCGACGAGGTCGGCCGCGAGTACGGCGTCCGAATCGTCGCGCCCGAGCGTCCGGGCATGGGCGTCTCGACGCCCGACCCCGACCGCGAACTGACCGACTGGCCCGACGACGTCCGCGACGTCGCCGACGCGCTCGGTCTCGGGACGTTCCCGGTGTTCGGGGTCTCCGGCGGCGGTCCCTACGCCGCGGTGACGGCCGCCCGCTGCCCCGACCGCGTCGAGCGGGCCGGAATCGTCTGCGGTCTCGCGCCGATGGCGTCGGTCGGCCTCCGCCAGCGGCTCTGGTACTACGCGGCGCGGGCCGTCCCGCCCGCGAGCAAGGCCGGCCTGTGGCTCCTGTCCCGGGGGGTGCGCCGCGACCGCGAGGCGTTCCTCGAAGACGTCGCCGAGTCGGCCGCGCCCGCCGACGGCCCGCTGTGGCGGGGAGAGGTCGGCAAGGTCCTCCACGCCAGCATGATCGAATCGACGAGCAACCACGGTCTCGACCCGCTGGTCCGGGAGACGGCCATCTACGGCAGCCCCTGGGGGTTCGACCTCGGCGACGTCGAGGTTCCGGTCCACCTGTGGTACGGCCGGGCGGACACCATCGTCCCGCTGCAGATGGGGCTGTACCTGACCGAGCACGTCCCGACGGCCGAGGCGCACGTCTACCCCGACCTGGGCCACCTCTCGGTCGTCGAGGAGAACGAGACCGAAATCGTCGAGACGCTCACGGGGCGTCGTCGATAG
- a CDS encoding helix-turn-helix domain-containing protein: MLDVTMEMEQFDCPFIDTTVDHEVTFSTMHWQLDSAAEELETRLVVEGADRGALDNGLSALRDHENMTDYGLFTRRGDTATIRAVIEQTDAMTTIHEQGGYITGPFHIEDGSEQWQVGFDDGGTADETLYELDKNNDYEVLARSDLELDQLFDVMTNAEAATAMLDACRSLSAVEEETIRTAAEAGYFDNPREATLSTLADEFDVSTTAVSKNMRRGEKKVLRSLVEALEHVDDR, from the coding sequence ATGTTAGACGTCACCATGGAGATGGAGCAGTTCGACTGCCCCTTCATCGACACCACCGTCGACCACGAGGTGACGTTCTCGACGATGCACTGGCAGCTCGATTCGGCCGCCGAGGAACTGGAGACGCGGCTCGTCGTCGAGGGCGCCGACCGCGGGGCCCTGGACAACGGCCTGTCGGCGCTGCGGGACCACGAGAACATGACCGACTACGGGCTGTTCACCCGCCGGGGCGACACCGCGACGATACGCGCGGTCATCGAACAGACCGACGCGATGACGACCATCCACGAGCAGGGCGGCTACATCACCGGCCCGTTCCACATCGAGGACGGCTCCGAGCAGTGGCAGGTCGGCTTCGACGACGGCGGCACCGCCGACGAGACGCTGTACGAACTCGACAAGAACAACGACTACGAGGTGCTCGCGCGGTCGGATCTCGAACTCGACCAGCTGTTCGACGTGATGACCAACGCCGAGGCCGCGACCGCAATGTTGGACGCCTGTCGGTCGCTGTCGGCCGTCGAGGAGGAAACCATCCGCACTGCTGCGGAAGCGGGCTACTTCGACAACCCCCGCGAGGCGACGCTGTCGACGCTGGCCGACGAGTTCGACGTCTCGACGACCGCCGTCTCGAAGAACATGCGCCGCGGCGAGAAGAAGGTGCTCCGGAGCCTCGTCGAGGCGCTGGAACACGTCGACGACCGCTGA
- a CDS encoding class I adenylate-forming enzyme family protein — MSEPGGRAVPHDHGDRAYEWVGDPSGRRAALSPDRIAVKEPAQGATYTYADVDDRASRTARALRSLGVETGDRVAVLSRNRIELVDLFFGTAKTGALLAPLSHRLAERELAAVFGDVDPAVVVVETPFETDLIDALRRTDADPVVRSLPTDRDHRYDPLSAADHGTDVETVEAALSDPHLLLHTGGSTGTPKETVLDHGSIHWNAYNTVVSWGIRPDDVTPIVFPMFHTGGWNVLTLPFFQMGATVLLRREVGPAAALDDVEREPSTVLVGTPTTLGAMARHDEWNETDLSTLRFVKSGGGPCRLPTIEAWRDRGVDFSQGYGLTECGPNDFVMPTDAPAEKAESVGVPAMCVDARVVDGDGEPLGPGEVGELELAGPAAAAGYWGSPDEDTFGAWVSTGDLARVDADGYLHVEGRTDDMFVTDGENVYPRRVETAIADHPAVEEAVVFGVPDERLGAVGHAVVVGEASLTLAELASFLATRVAEYAVPTALEVVEELPTNGPGTVDRAAVEERFGPTGRTEP, encoded by the coding sequence GGCGGCGCTGTCGCCCGACCGAATCGCGGTGAAGGAGCCGGCCCAGGGGGCGACCTACACCTACGCGGACGTCGACGACCGCGCCAGCCGCACGGCCCGCGCGCTCCGCTCGCTGGGCGTCGAGACCGGCGACCGGGTGGCGGTGCTGTCGCGGAACCGAATCGAGCTGGTCGACCTGTTCTTCGGGACCGCCAAGACGGGGGCGCTCCTGGCGCCGCTGTCCCACCGGCTGGCCGAGCGCGAGTTGGCCGCCGTCTTCGGCGACGTCGACCCTGCCGTCGTCGTCGTCGAGACGCCGTTCGAGACCGACCTCATCGACGCCCTCCGGCGGACCGACGCCGACCCGGTCGTCCGGTCGCTGCCGACCGACCGCGACCACCGCTACGACCCGCTTTCCGCCGCCGACCACGGGACCGACGTCGAGACCGTCGAGGCCGCCCTCTCGGACCCGCACCTGCTGTTGCACACGGGCGGGTCGACGGGCACGCCGAAGGAGACGGTGCTGGACCACGGCTCGATACACTGGAACGCCTACAACACCGTCGTCTCGTGGGGCATCCGCCCCGACGACGTGACGCCTATCGTGTTCCCGATGTTCCACACCGGCGGCTGGAACGTCCTGACGCTGCCCTTCTTCCAGATGGGGGCGACGGTGCTGTTGCGGCGGGAGGTCGGCCCGGCCGCCGCCCTCGACGACGTCGAGCGGGAGCCGTCGACGGTGCTGGTCGGGACGCCGACGACGCTGGGCGCGATGGCCCGCCACGACGAGTGGAACGAGACGGACCTCTCGACGCTCCGGTTCGTCAAGAGTGGCGGCGGTCCCTGCCGGCTGCCGACCATCGAGGCCTGGCGGGACCGGGGCGTCGACTTCTCGCAGGGGTACGGGCTCACCGAGTGCGGGCCGAACGACTTCGTGATGCCGACCGACGCCCCGGCCGAGAAGGCCGAGAGCGTCGGCGTACCCGCGATGTGCGTCGACGCCCGGGTCGTCGACGGGGACGGCGAGCCGCTCGGTCCCGGCGAGGTGGGCGAACTCGAACTGGCGGGACCGGCCGCCGCCGCCGGCTACTGGGGGTCGCCCGACGAGGACACCTTCGGCGCCTGGGTCTCGACGGGGGACCTCGCGCGGGTCGACGCCGACGGCTACCTCCACGTCGAGGGCCGGACCGACGACATGTTCGTCACCGACGGCGAGAACGTCTACCCCCGGCGGGTCGAGACCGCCATCGCCGACCACCCGGCCGTCGAGGAGGCGGTCGTCTTCGGCGTCCCCGACGAGCGACTGGGCGCGGTCGGCCACGCCGTCGTCGTCGGCGAGGCGTCGCTGACGCTCGCGGAACTGGCGTCGTTCCTCGCCACCCGCGTCGCCGAGTACGCGGTGCCTACCGCACTCGAGGTGGTCGAGGAGTTGCCGACGAACGGTCCCGGAACGGTCGACCGGGCCGCCGTCGAGGAGCGGTTCGGGCCGACGGGGAGGACGGAACCGTGA